The Ferrimicrobium sp. genomic interval AATGGAACTACCGACTGAGACCGCGGAACCAGCAGCCTGCCCCATAACTGTTCAGGTTATTATTGCTTGCGTCCTTAGTGGTCATCCCTCGCTCGGGCCCGTCATCATCCGGTACGGCCGAGTGTTCTCGTTGCGCTACACCGTGTTGGTGGTAGCATCGACACGTTCACGAGTGTTGGGGTTCATCGTCACTGTTGTGCCAAAATACTGTTGTGCCAGAACAGAGGCGAAGCGTCAGCGCGGCGATCGTTGCTCTATCTACCGGGCTGCTTGACCGGGCAGCAATGCTATCGTTAGCAATGCCACCGTTAGCAATGCAGGTCCGCCAGCGTCGCTCGTCTTACCTCAACGGTTATCTCCGTCCAGGTTGCATCGATCATGGAAGTTGTCCGGCCCACCTGGTCATCGTGGCGAGACAGCCTTTCCATTCAGCTCCATTCGATCGACGAGGACTGCGACGCTCCTTGCGGATCACCACCACGGCGCAGCACAAGGATCCGTTCAATCGACGCGAAGATGCGACGATACCGGACAGAGGCGACGATCTCCGCTGCAAGAATGGCAATGGCAATGCCGATGACGTTAATCACCCAAAAGGCACCCGCAAGGAGCAACAGGCTACTGACGACAACTGTCATGACTATGGCATTGCACAGCCTGATCACGCTAAGGTGCGTCTGCCGCGCCATCAGGTAGGCAGTGGGGAGACCTTCAGCACTATCGAGGCTGGCACTCTCGCGCCGGAGCTCACGCAACCGCGCCCTCCAAGGCGCTCGTTCTGTCTCGCGATACGAGACCCACACGCGATATCCCACCGTCCGGCGCCAAAGTAGCTCAATCGCGAACCGCCCCAACACCAGTGCGACAACGGGCAACCAAATGAGGAATGCAATCAACGGTACCATCAGTGCACCATATCGCCAACAAAGTGCAGTCGTCCGCGAGCCTGACGCTCACGTCATCCATCTAGCTGACAGGCGGGGAGAGCGAGATGATCATTGGCTCGTTGCCACACCAGAGGTGATAGTCAAGCGGATCGCAATCACCGAGCATCTCTTGGGGCCAGAAGACCTGAGGCCCTTCTCCACGCAGGGAACGCACCTCAAGGTTCGGTCCTTTGACATCGATGATCCAACCAGCGCTCGCCCCAGGGCCAAGCCCACCCGCGGAGAGCTGCACCAGCTCACCGCCAAGGGTGGTCACGGTTTGGGCGTGGACATGGCCACAGAGGTAGGCTCGCACCAGTGGTTGTGCCAACAATAGGTTGAGCAGTCGGTCACGCACGCCGTCGATGTAGCCCTCATAACCAAAAGTTGCTAGCACTCCGTGATCCTTGGTCGCAACAAGGGGATAATGACCCAACACGAGCGCCGGACCATCAAGATCTTCGAGTGCCATAGAGAGTTGTTCAAGACCACCGTCGGGATCACCCTCTCGTAACGCGATGGCCAACAGTGTGAGGGGGCCCTCTTGGACGATGACAAGCGGTTCTTGATCGAAGGTCGATGCAAAGTTCGTCCGCTTCCAAGAAACCGCCTCATAGGTCTCCATGATGGGGTAGGCGCTACCACGTACCGTGTTCGCCGACAGATCATGATTTCCAGGGATCGCGAGGTACCTACGACCAATCCCATCGAGCCATCGACGGACTCCCATCAGTTGACTGCGATCAAAGCATCCGTAGCTGGTGAGGTCACCGGTAACGACGAGGAGGTCCGGATCAGCCGCCTGCAGCAGGGGGATCGACCGATCAAGAATCTGACGAATGCCCGGTTTGAACCGCTCGGGTGCGAGTTCGAAGTGCAGATCCGAGACATGCACAATCCGCGTCATGCTGGCGGGCCCGCAAGCGCGATCGTCGGCCAGCGTCCCGCCCACGGCATGGCCTGTTCCAACCACGATCCAATCCGTATAAGCAGATCCTCATGCCCATAGGCCGCCACCAGCTGGATGCCGATCGGGAGGGGGTCTTCACCAGAACTCATCGCAAGCGGCAACGAGATCGTCGGTTGACCCGAGACGTTGAACTGACCGGTGAAGCCGAGGAACTCGAGCTGGCGGTCAAGACCGAGCTTCGGATCGCTGAGGTAACCCAGCTTGGGTGGCAAACGAGGAGCAACAGGGGTGAGGAGAAGATCATAGCCATCGATCTCAAAGAACTTGGCGACGCGTCGGCCGTAGGCCTGTAACCAATCCACCGACTCGACGTACCGATATGCTGGCAGCTGACGTCCAAGTTCCACGAAGACCCGGTTATCGGATTCGATCTCGTCAAGATCGACAGAGCGACCCAGCATCCGTTCGATGGAACGCAACTGTTGGGCGATCGAGCCCTTCACGACATCGACAAAGCGGGGCTGGAACTCCTCCTCCCCTAAGGCCTCCGGCCATGCCTCTTCCACCATATGGCCGTGTTGACCGAGAAGATCTGCAACGGCGCGAACGGCCTCCGTGACACGGGGATCAGCCTGTGCTGCACGCAGCAGCGGGTGGTCGAGTACGCCAATGCGCAGGCGTCTGACCGGTTGGTTCACCTCTTCGATGAGTGGCCGTGCGAAGGCCGGCGCCGTATAGGGATCGCCGCTACGATACCCCGCCATCACATCAAGCACTACGGCCGCATCACGGATCGAACGGGTCAGGGCTCCATCGATCGTCGAACCCGCCCAGCCATCACCGGCCAATGGGCCCTTCGAGACACGACCTCTCGAGGGCTTCAGGCCGACCAACCCGCAATAACTCGCCGGAAAGCGAATGGATCCACCTCCATCGCTCGCTTGACCAACCGGTGCCATGCCCGTCGCCACCGCCACCGCCGATCCGCCGGAGGATCCGCCGGAGGAGTACTCCAGATTCCAGGGGTTCCGGGTGGCGCCAGTAGAGACCGGCTCCGTGGTGATATTGGTACCGAACTCCGGTGCGTTTGTTCTACCGATGACGATGAAGCCTGCATCGAGCAGTGCCTGAACGTAGTAACTCGTCACCGGGGCGCGATAGTC includes:
- a CDS encoding metallophosphoesterase, whose product is MTRIVHVSDLHFELAPERFKPGIRQILDRSIPLLQAADPDLLVVTGDLTSYGCFDRSQLMGVRRWLDGIGRRYLAIPGNHDLSANTVRGSAYPIMETYEAVSWKRTNFASTFDQEPLVIVQEGPLTLLAIALREGDPDGGLEQLSMALEDLDGPALVLGHYPLVATKDHGVLATFGYEGYIDGVRDRLLNLLLAQPLVRAYLCGHVHAQTVTTLGGELVQLSAGGLGPGASAGWIIDVKGPNLEVRSLRGEGPQVFWPQEMLGDCDPLDYHLWCGNEPMIISLSPPVS
- a CDS encoding amidase, which encodes MQGVALWGGECARRIRLDPRGCSQQGDWSRVGERTFGRGFAITASVAFGGRDRRSVHLEEDERERPDMDELWRYDAAGLAELIRAKQVSSLEVTDAAISRIETLNPILNAVIVDRFEQARKEARLNRSGSFAGVPLLLKDLGAAQEGEPFWLGSAVLRNADYRAPVTSYYVQALLDAGFIVIGRTNAPEFGTNITTEPVSTGATRNPWNLEYSSGGSSGGSAVAVATGMAPVGQASDGGGSIRFPASYCGLVGLKPSRGRVSKGPLAGDGWAGSTIDGALTRSIRDAAVVLDVMAGYRSGDPYTAPAFARPLIEEVNQPVRRLRIGVLDHPLLRAAQADPRVTEAVRAVADLLGQHGHMVEEAWPEALGEEEFQPRFVDVVKGSIAQQLRSIERMLGRSVDLDEIESDNRVFVELGRQLPAYRYVESVDWLQAYGRRVAKFFEIDGYDLLLTPVAPRLPPKLGYLSDPKLGLDRQLEFLGFTGQFNVSGQPTISLPLAMSSGEDPLPIGIQLVAAYGHEDLLIRIGSWLEQAMPWAGRWPTIALAGPPA